One genomic region from Macadamia integrifolia cultivar HAES 741 unplaced genomic scaffold, SCU_Mint_v3 scaffold823, whole genome shotgun sequence encodes:
- the LOC122070101 gene encoding sulfite exporter TauE/SafE family protein 5-like gives MVFLPLVILTILSSSRAKQPQPISNPLEMDQFINSIFKWRGTQMSPATRNSIAGLLCFVAASISSAGGIGGGGIFLPILNIVVGLDLKTASSFSAFMVNGGSIANVIYNLLRGEALIDYDIALLSEPSMLLGVSVGVICNTVFPEWLITVLFAIFLAWCTIKTCKSGFFYWTSESEKARRRVVIESGNGSVGDEIGYEKQDEKEESIKEPLLGKDGCGKRESGMETPWKKLGFLLMIWFAFLALHVLRGDGDGNHRQSITGLKLCGVGYWIISASQIPVAMVFTALILYWKGSRDAGERFFNQQEEKREGQLERRRSCSSLRFPTMALMAGILGGGFGIGGGMLISPLLLQIGIPPEVTAATCSFMVLFSSSMSAVQYLLMGIKDIDAVLIFTLICFVASLVGLVIVQTAIVRYGRASLIVFSVAIVMALSTILITSFGAVDVWQSYMTGKYMGLRLPC, from the exons ATGGTATTCCTTCCCCTCGTCATCTTAACCATTCTCAGTAGCTCCCGAGCAAAACAACCCCAGCCCATCTCAAATCCATTGGAAATGGACCAGTTCATCAACTCAATCTTCAAATGGAGAGGAACCCAGATGAGTCCAGCAACTCGCAACAGTATTGCAGGGTTGCTCTGCTTTGTGGCTGCGTCTATATCCAGCGCAGGAGGGATTGGAGGAGGTGGGATTTTCTTGCCCATACTGAACATAGTGGTTGGTCTAGACCTGAAAACAGCTTCAAGCTTCTCTGCTTTCATGGTCAACGGAGGGTCTATTGCCAATGTTATCTACAACTTGTTGAGGGGGGAAGCTCTGATCGATTATGACATAGCACTCTTGTCTGAGCCCTCCATGTTGTTGGGGGTGAGCGTTGGAGTGATCTGCAACACCGTCTTCCCTGAGTGGTTGATTACTGTACTGTTTGCAATCTTTCTTGCTTGGTGTACCATCAAGACCTGCAAATCTGGGTTTTTCTATTGGACATCAGAGTCAGAAAAGGCCAGGAGAAGAGTGGTTATAGAGTCAGGAAATGGGTCTGTTGGTGATGAGATAGGTTACGAGAAGCAAGACGAGAAGGAGGAAAGCATTAAAGAGCCTCTTTTGGGTAAGGATGGATGTGGGAAGAGAGAAAGTGGTATGGAGACTCCATGGAAGAAATTGGGGTTTCTATTGATGATATGGTTTGCTTTCCTTGCACTGCATGTTCTTCggggagatggagatggaaacCATCGCCAG AGCATTACAGGATTAAAGCTGTGTGGAGTTGGATACTGGATCATATCAGCGTCCCAAATCCCTGTTGCGATGGTGTTTACAGCTTTGATTCTATACTGGAAGGGAAGCAGAGATGCAGGAGAGCGGTTCTTCAATCAACAG gaggagaaaagagaagggcaATTGGAAAGGAGGAGAAGCTGTTCCAGCCTTCGTTTTCCTACCATGGCACTCATGGCTGGGATTTTGGGTGGTGGCTTTGGGATTGGCGGTGGAATGCTTAtcagtcctcttcttcttcaaattggAATTCCTCCAGAG GTAACAGCTGCGACTTGTTCATTTATggttctcttctcttcatcaaTGTCTGCAGTTCAATACTTACTGATGGGTATTAAGGATATAGATGCTgttctcatcttcactcttatCTGTTTTGTGGCTTCACTTGTTGGATTGGTGATAGTACAGACAGCCATTGTGAGATATGGGAGGGCTTCCCTCATTGTATTCTCAGTAGCCATTGTTATGGCTTTAAGCACCATCTTGATTACAAGTTTTGGTGCTGTTGATGTATGGCAGTCCTACATGACAGGAAAATACATGGGATTGAGGCTTCCCTGTTAA
- the LOC122070109 gene encoding uclacyanin 1-like yields MISHIDRSFKRNPSDSVSLNTPPLFSSLHQKMALFRAVLLSLTVTAILVKLAIGKNHTVGGASGWDLSSNLQSWAAGESFHVGDNLIFKYSPPHDVIEVTKADYDSCQATSAVKVYTDLNTVITLNLPGNRYFICGFPEHCGQGMKLLVQTLATSTAIPPTATSPSTLPNVAAPPLPKLASPPPHAISNPPSTLPKITTPPLPGIPPLTPHSLPPLGSAAPKVFSILPPSNSPASGSSTTPPPPSSANRGHLLSKLTTGIWFGMSMLLAL; encoded by the exons atgatcTCTCACATTGATCGGAGTTTCAAACGAAACCCATCAGACTCTGTGTCCTTAAATACCCCTCCTCTGTTTTCATCACTCCATCAAAAAATGGCCTTGTTTAGAGCAGTACTCCTGAGCCTGACTGTCACAGCCATTCTGGTCAAGTTAGCCATCGGAAAGAATCACACGGTCGGAGGAGCAAGCGGGTGGGATCTAAGCTCTAACTTACAGTCGTGGGCGGCAGGCGAATCATTCCATGTCGGAGACAATCTCA TTTTCAAATACTCGCCGCCGCACGATGTGATTGAGGTTACAAAGGCCGACTACGACTCCTGCCAGGCAACCAGCGCAGTCAAGGTTTACACCGACCTCAACACTGTGATCACATTAAACTTGCCAGGCAATAGATATTTCATATGTGGATTCCCAGAACATTGTGGCCAAGGAATGAAGCTTCTAGTTCAAACTCTGGCTACTTCTACTGCCATCCCTCCAACAGCAACTTCTCCTTCCACCTTACCAAATGTAGCCGCCCCTCCATTACCAAAGCTTGCCAGCCCTCCACCACATGCTATATCAAATCCTCCTTCCACTTTACCAAAGATAACCACCCCACCATTGCCTGGTATCCCTCCATTGACCCCCCACTCATTGCCACCACTTGGATCTGCTGCTCCTAAAGTGTTCTCCATCTTGCCCCCTTCCAACTCTCCTGCTTCTGGATCTTCTACCACACCACCTCCTCCCTCGTCAGCTAACAGAGGCCATTTATTGTCAAAGCTCACTACTGGGATATGGTTTGGAATGTCAATGCTCCTAGCACTCTAA
- the LOC122070110 gene encoding transcription factor ILR3-like, whose protein sequence is MNQMISSENPNWLYDYGVIDEIPVSVCEFQAPATGFHWPPSQGFNGSSSVSVEIDGSFGDSDALEETGSRKRVRSESCCASGSKACREKMRRDRLNDRFVELGSILEPGRPPKIDKASILSDAVRMVTQLRGEAQKLKGSNESLQVKIKELKAEKNELRDEKQRLKAEKEKLEQQVKATSAQPGFLPHPTPIPAAFAAQGQAAGSKLMPFVGYPGVAMWQFMPPAAVDTSQDHVLRPPVA, encoded by the exons ATGAATCAGATGATTTCTTCGGAAAACCCTAACTGGCTCTATGATTACGGTGTTATCGACGAAATTCCTGTCTCAGTTTGTGAATTTCAGGCTCCGGCAACCGGATTTCACTGGCCTCCTTCACAGGGATTTAACGGTTCTTCTTCTGTCAG TGTTGAAATTGATGGCTCCTTTGGGGATTCAGATGCCTTGGAGGAGACGGGCTCCCGGAAAAG GGTGAGGTCAGAATCATGCTGTGCTTCTGGGTCCAAAGCATGTAGAGAGAAAATGCGGAGAGATAGGCTGAATGACAG GTTTGTGGAGTTGGGTTCCATCCTTGAGCCTGGAAGGCCACCTAAAATAGACAAGGCGTCTATATTGAGTGATGCTGTTCGCATGGTGACTCAGTTGCGCGGTGAAGCCCAGAAACTGAAGGGGTCGAATGAAAGCCTACAAGTGAAAATTAAAGAGTTGAAG GCTGAGAAGAATGAGCTGCGTGATGAGAAACAGAGGCTAAaggcagagaaggagaagcTGGAGCAACAAGTTAAAGCCACGAGTGCTCAACCAGGGTTTCTGCCTCACCCTACTCCCATCCCAGCTGCATTTGCTGCCCAAGGCCAAGCTGCTGGAAGCAAGCTGATGCCATTCGTTGGTTACCCGGGAGTTGCAATGTGGCAATTCATGCCACCTGCCGCTGTCGACACCTCACAAGACCATGTTCTCCGACCACCAGTTGCATAG